A window of Haliscomenobacter hydrossis DSM 1100 contains these coding sequences:
- a CDS encoding ABC transporter permease/M1 family aminopeptidase, with protein sequence MFFTFLKFELKSWLRAPMPWIFLFIFALLTFFATVSNQIQIGGSFGNIWKNAPYVTQNWYGVFSILSLLLITAFFNTAAIRDFENNTAQIVFASPVQKAGYFFGHFTGALLICLVPMLGISLGMWIGVGVNYFTHWIDLERFGPFEIQSHINSYLVLVIPNMIFAGCILFTVAALTRSTMYSFISAMVLLVGYIVAGNLMRDIENESISALLDPFGFRPLELITKYWTVDDKNHLSVSITHPMMLTNRLLWMTIGLVVLFIGYWRFSFAERAKKVSQKRARVAIEEPYGLKQLGETPVVKPATGWSITLAQFRSQLKANFFGVIKSTPFILLTFIGLMNTIPNMQFATEGYGTHNLPVTYTMVDIIRGAFYMFLVAIAAYFTGALVWKERNAKVNEIYDAMPTRNWTDFLSKFLTIVGVVAILMSVCIVAAVVAQTLNGYTRYDLGVYVRELLVLDLLGFAFITVLFLLVHTLAPNMYLGFFICIVVMIVNSFIWGALRIETNMVQFGATPGYTVSDLYGYQPYAKGLFWFNTYWGLFSAILAVAAVCFWPRGKESGWAKRFKIAGLEWRSYRWAGYSAMALWALSGAWVFYNTLVLNPFKNSKQVEKLTVRYEKDYKRFEGKQQPRIYDVKYDIQIFPENRSIDTKGQLWVRNPHAKAIDTLLVQVPQRVKFTLEDKRLKLLKDDKDVYLRIYRLQPALQPGDSMRLDFSSVYRNKGFENELTVQQVMQNGTFFNNFDIAPRLGYQPDGEMTDKNRRKKFKLPEKTRAPKLNRLDTLARMNSYLGNDADWVNVETVISTSADQLAIAPGSLQKEWTENGRRYFQYKLDHFSFNFYSFMSARYEVARKKWNGIDLEVYYHKDHADNVDRMLKSMQKSLEYYTTNFGPYFHKQCRIIEFPRYADFAQAFPGTMPYSEGIGFIEDFRADKDDIDMVFYVVAHEMGHQWWAHQECGAYMQGGEMTVETFAQYSALMVMEKEYGRDIMRKFLSYEADRYLRGRGNERLQEMPLGRCENQGYIHYNKGSLVMYYLKEMIGEDQVNQGLRDFLNKFRYAKAPFPVTNDVVDEFYKQTPDSLKYIIKDLFWDITLFENRTTEATVKELGKDRYKISIKVESRKLKGDALGKEKEAKVADWIEIGAFAKPEKGKKYGKTLYRQRVFINKKDNTFTFEVQGKPEKAGIDPFSLLVDRNPEDNMRDVK encoded by the coding sequence ATGTTTTTCACTTTCCTCAAATTCGAATTAAAATCCTGGCTGCGTGCGCCGATGCCCTGGATTTTTCTCTTCATATTTGCGTTGCTGACCTTTTTTGCCACAGTCTCCAACCAAATCCAAATCGGCGGTAGTTTTGGCAACATCTGGAAAAATGCCCCCTATGTAACCCAAAACTGGTACGGGGTATTCAGCATCCTGTCGCTATTGTTGATCACCGCATTTTTCAATACCGCAGCCATTCGGGACTTTGAAAACAATACGGCACAGATTGTATTTGCATCTCCGGTACAAAAAGCGGGGTATTTTTTTGGGCACTTTACCGGGGCTTTGCTCATTTGTTTGGTTCCCATGCTCGGTATCTCTCTGGGGATGTGGATCGGCGTAGGCGTCAATTATTTTACCCACTGGATCGATCTGGAGCGTTTTGGCCCTTTTGAAATCCAGAGCCATATCAATTCCTATCTGGTTCTAGTCATTCCCAATATGATCTTTGCGGGGTGTATTCTGTTTACGGTGGCGGCACTGACCCGCAGCACCATGTATTCCTTTATCTCAGCGATGGTACTGCTAGTGGGGTACATCGTAGCGGGCAACCTGATGCGTGACATTGAAAACGAAAGCATCTCTGCTCTACTCGACCCATTTGGCTTTCGCCCTTTGGAACTCATTACCAAATATTGGACCGTCGACGATAAAAACCACCTGTCGGTAAGCATCACCCACCCGATGATGTTGACCAACCGCTTGCTGTGGATGACCATCGGATTGGTGGTTTTATTCATCGGGTACTGGCGCTTCAGCTTTGCCGAAAGGGCAAAGAAAGTAAGCCAAAAGAGAGCCCGTGTCGCCATCGAAGAGCCTTATGGCCTAAAACAGTTGGGCGAAACACCCGTAGTAAAACCCGCCACGGGTTGGAGCATTACCCTGGCCCAGTTTCGGAGCCAGTTGAAAGCCAATTTCTTTGGAGTCATCAAAAGCACTCCTTTTATTCTGCTGACTTTTATTGGCTTGATGAATACCATCCCCAATATGCAGTTTGCTACCGAAGGTTATGGCACCCACAATTTACCAGTGACCTACACGATGGTCGACATCATCAGGGGCGCTTTTTACATGTTTCTGGTGGCCATTGCCGCTTATTTTACGGGGGCACTGGTGTGGAAAGAGCGCAACGCCAAGGTCAATGAAATTTACGACGCCATGCCTACCCGCAACTGGACCGATTTTTTGTCCAAGTTTCTCACCATCGTCGGTGTAGTGGCCATCCTGATGAGTGTGTGCATTGTGGCTGCCGTTGTTGCACAAACACTCAATGGCTATACCCGTTATGATTTGGGGGTGTATGTACGTGAATTGCTCGTGCTGGATCTCCTGGGATTTGCCTTTATCACCGTTTTGTTCCTGCTGGTGCATACCCTGGCCCCCAACATGTACCTGGGTTTTTTCATTTGTATCGTGGTCATGATTGTCAATTCGTTTATTTGGGGTGCCTTGCGCATCGAAACGAACATGGTTCAGTTTGGTGCAACACCGGGTTACACCGTCTCCGATTTGTATGGTTATCAACCTTATGCCAAAGGCCTGTTTTGGTTCAATACCTACTGGGGCTTGTTCAGCGCTATTCTTGCCGTTGCCGCGGTTTGTTTTTGGCCACGGGGCAAAGAAAGTGGCTGGGCCAAACGGTTCAAAATTGCCGGATTGGAGTGGCGCAGCTACCGATGGGCCGGGTACAGTGCTATGGCGCTCTGGGCTTTGAGCGGAGCCTGGGTTTTTTACAATACCCTGGTGTTGAATCCTTTCAAAAACAGCAAACAGGTCGAAAAACTGACGGTGCGTTACGAAAAAGATTACAAACGTTTTGAAGGCAAGCAACAACCGCGCATTTATGACGTGAAGTACGACATCCAGATTTTTCCCGAAAACCGCAGCATCGATACCAAGGGGCAGCTTTGGGTACGCAATCCCCACGCCAAAGCCATTGATACCTTGTTGGTTCAAGTGCCACAACGGGTAAAATTTACACTGGAAGATAAACGCCTGAAGTTACTTAAAGACGATAAGGACGTTTACCTGCGCATTTACCGCCTGCAACCGGCGTTGCAACCGGGTGACTCGATGCGTTTGGATTTTAGCTCGGTGTACCGCAACAAGGGTTTTGAAAATGAATTGACGGTTCAGCAGGTCATGCAAAATGGTACTTTTTTCAACAATTTTGACATTGCTCCGCGTTTGGGTTACCAACCCGATGGAGAAATGACCGACAAAAATCGCCGCAAAAAATTCAAACTACCTGAAAAAACCCGTGCACCCAAACTGAATCGACTGGACACCCTGGCACGCATGAACTCCTACCTGGGCAACGACGCCGACTGGGTCAATGTGGAAACCGTGATCAGCACTTCAGCGGATCAGTTGGCCATTGCGCCGGGTTCTTTGCAAAAAGAATGGACGGAAAATGGGCGGCGTTATTTCCAGTACAAACTCGATCATTTTAGTTTCAACTTTTACTCCTTCATGTCGGCGCGATATGAAGTGGCCCGCAAAAAATGGAACGGAATCGATCTGGAGGTATACTACCACAAAGACCATGCAGACAATGTAGACCGCATGCTCAAATCCATGCAAAAATCACTGGAATACTACACCACGAACTTTGGTCCTTATTTCCACAAACAATGCCGGATCATTGAGTTTCCACGTTATGCCGATTTTGCCCAGGCTTTCCCCGGCACCATGCCGTATTCGGAAGGCATCGGTTTCATTGAAGATTTTCGGGCCGACAAGGACGACATCGACATGGTGTTTTATGTAGTGGCACACGAAATGGGGCACCAATGGTGGGCCCATCAGGAGTGTGGTGCGTACATGCAAGGAGGCGAAATGACGGTGGAAACCTTTGCCCAATACAGCGCCCTGATGGTGATGGAAAAAGAATACGGCCGCGACATCATGCGCAAATTCCTCAGCTACGAGGCCGATCGCTACCTGCGGGGACGAGGCAACGAACGCTTGCAGGAAATGCCACTTGGTCGGTGCGAGAACCAGGGCTATATTCACTACAACAAGGGTTCTCTGGTGATGTATTACCTCAAAGAAATGATCGGCGAAGATCAGGTCAATCAAGGACTGCGCGACTTTTTGAACAAATTCCGCTACGCCAAAGCACCTTTCCCGGTGACCAACGATGTGGTGGATGAGTTTTACAAACAAACACCTGATTCACTGAAGTACATCATCAAAGACCTGTTCTGGGACATTACCCTCTTTGAAAACCGCACCACCGAGGCGACGGTAAAAGAATTGGGCAAAGACCGCTACAAGATCAGTATCAAAGTGGAAAGCCGCAAGTTGAAAGGAGATGCCCTGGGCAAGGAAAAAGAAGCTAAAGTAGCCGACTGGATCGAAATCGGTGCCTTTGCCAAACCCGAAAAGGGCAAAAAATACGGCAAGACGCTTTATCGCCAACGGGTGTTTATCAACAAAAAGGACAATACCTTTACTTTTGAAGTACAAGGCAAACCGGAAAAAGCGGGCATTGATCCTTTCAGTTTGCTGGTGGACCGCAATCCGGAAGACAACATGCGCGATGTGAAATAA
- a CDS encoding ABC transporter ATP-binding protein: MELFIQNLSKTYPNGVQALKNVSLHIPTGMYGLLGPNGAGKSTLMRTLATLQDADDGAATLGEIDVLKDKDAVRRVLGYLPQEFGVYPRMSALDMLDHFATLKGIPSNQRKEVVHSLLQRVNLWDHRKKAVSSYSGGMRQRFGIAQALIGDPKLIIVDEPTAGLDPGERNRFYNLLSEIGENVIVILSTHIVDDVRELCSNMAIINGGEVKYAGVPDAALGELSGKIWEKVITKAEIDTYEKNFKVISSKLVAGKPIIHIFSEQNPGEGFRPADPGLEDVFFSKINA; encoded by the coding sequence ATGGAATTATTTATCCAAAATTTATCCAAGACCTACCCCAATGGGGTTCAGGCTTTGAAAAATGTAAGTTTGCACATCCCTACTGGCATGTATGGTCTCCTGGGCCCCAACGGAGCAGGAAAAAGCACCCTGATGCGCACCTTGGCTACGTTGCAAGACGCAGATGACGGTGCTGCGACCCTGGGCGAAATCGACGTACTAAAAGACAAAGACGCGGTGCGTCGGGTCCTGGGATATTTGCCCCAAGAATTTGGCGTATATCCCCGCATGTCAGCCCTTGATATGCTGGATCATTTTGCCACCCTCAAAGGAATTCCAAGCAATCAACGCAAGGAAGTGGTGCATTCCCTCTTACAGCGGGTCAACCTCTGGGATCACCGTAAAAAAGCCGTAAGCAGCTACTCCGGCGGAATGCGCCAACGTTTTGGCATTGCCCAGGCGCTGATTGGCGACCCTAAACTCATCATCGTGGATGAACCCACCGCGGGCCTCGACCCTGGTGAGCGCAATCGTTTTTACAACTTGCTTTCTGAAATTGGTGAAAACGTCATCGTCATCTTATCTACCCACATCGTAGACGATGTACGTGAACTTTGTTCCAACATGGCCATCATCAACGGTGGTGAAGTGAAATATGCTGGTGTGCCCGATGCGGCGCTGGGCGAACTCAGTGGGAAAATTTGGGAAAAGGTCATTACTAAGGCCGAAATTGACACATACGAAAAGAACTTCAAGGTCATCTCCAGCAAACTGGTTGCCGGAAAACCCATCATTCACATCTTCAGCGAACAAAATCCTGGAGAAGGATTTCGCCCTGCCGATCCAGGGTTAGAAGATGTGTTCTTTTCGAAAATCAATGCGTAG
- a CDS encoding HlyD family efflux transporter periplasmic adaptor subunit produces the protein MKFNVLYLVWALAFLACFWLKDNFMGRGNTAFFGATETESRILNFDNPVIIQDVLVKTGDEVQAGDTLMVFYRAELDQETANRLGDINQFNVEKNAKNSILDKSLDVLKAQHQAKLSELQAQIRIEEAEYQAESGVRKLLGESDTANGIDPLRAEKIAALRTQIQQNEQEYAVQIKELKAERSANQSIFDARNAKVQVELDFVKAERQRLVLTAPVDGFVESITVGTNEIVPQYKELIKINPRQPTRIRGFIYESAEISYKLGDTVKLSSYSRRNVRGNGVIIGGNPQVVELPVRLRKVAELRTWGRELYIKIPSDNPFFLNEKIVISFE, from the coding sequence ATGAAATTTAATGTATTGTACCTGGTTTGGGCCCTGGCTTTCCTGGCCTGCTTTTGGTTGAAAGACAATTTCATGGGCAGGGGAAATACGGCGTTTTTTGGGGCAACGGAAACGGAAAGCCGGATACTCAACTTTGATAATCCCGTCATCATTCAAGACGTTTTGGTCAAAACTGGCGACGAAGTGCAGGCGGGAGATACTCTGATGGTTTTTTATCGCGCTGAACTGGATCAAGAAACTGCCAACCGCTTGGGTGACATCAACCAATTCAATGTTGAAAAAAATGCCAAAAACAGCATCCTGGACAAATCACTCGACGTACTAAAAGCCCAACACCAGGCCAAATTGAGTGAGCTGCAAGCCCAAATCCGCATCGAAGAAGCCGAGTACCAAGCCGAAAGTGGCGTGCGCAAACTCCTCGGCGAGTCGGATACAGCCAATGGCATTGATCCCCTTCGCGCCGAAAAAATCGCCGCCCTACGTACCCAAATCCAACAAAACGAACAAGAATACGCCGTACAAATCAAAGAGTTAAAAGCCGAACGCAGTGCCAATCAGTCCATTTTTGACGCCCGCAATGCCAAGGTACAAGTCGAGTTGGATTTTGTCAAAGCCGAACGCCAGCGCCTGGTGCTCACCGCTCCTGTGGACGGTTTTGTGGAAAGCATTACCGTGGGCACCAACGAGATTGTGCCCCAATACAAAGAGCTCATCAAAATCAATCCCCGCCAACCCACGCGCATCCGGGGTTTCATCTACGAGTCGGCGGAAATCAGTTACAAACTGGGCGACACTGTCAAACTCAGTTCCTACAGCCGCCGCAATGTCCGGGGCAACGGCGTCATCATTGGTGGCAATCCGCAGGTGGTGGAGCTGCCCGTGCGGCTGCGCAAAGTGGCCGAATTGCGCACCTGGGGACGTGAACTTTACATCAAAATCCCTAGCGACAACCCATTTTTTCTCAATGAAAAAATTGTCATCTCTTTCGAATAG
- a CDS encoding DUF4956 domain-containing protein, which translates to MQEFLSTYSKIENPTFQMVIFTFLLSFLLSALVAFTYNMTTRSTLRTTNFIQSLILSALIATMVLQAIGDNVASGLGMLGALTVIQFRTALRNPRDIVFMFAALGTGIACGLYGFFIAILGVFFFCLLAIVLSFTPFHYGRHIVWELRIRMEEGAGDPGVNFDQVMQLYCQHWTLDSVNLDRGKDNGISREYDYTLLFKDDTKQPSFLQALLDNGVSVRRLNKQNDELTL; encoded by the coding sequence ATGCAGGAATTTTTATCTACCTATTCGAAGATCGAGAATCCGACCTTTCAAATGGTCATTTTCACGTTTCTTCTTTCGTTTTTGTTGTCGGCATTGGTGGCATTCACCTACAACATGACCACGCGCAGCACCCTGCGCACCACCAATTTTATTCAATCGCTCATTTTAAGTGCCCTAATTGCCACCATGGTATTGCAGGCCATTGGCGACAATGTCGCTTCGGGCTTGGGGATGCTGGGCGCCTTGACCGTCATTCAGTTCCGCACCGCGCTACGCAATCCAAGGGACATTGTGTTTATGTTTGCCGCTCTGGGTACGGGTATCGCTTGCGGGTTGTACGGGTTTTTCATCGCCATTCTGGGGGTGTTTTTTTTCTGTTTGTTGGCCATCGTGCTCAGTTTTACCCCCTTCCATTACGGCAGGCATATTGTGTGGGAGTTGCGCATTCGGATGGAAGAAGGTGCCGGTGATCCCGGGGTCAATTTCGATCAAGTCATGCAACTCTATTGCCAGCACTGGACCCTGGATTCCGTCAATCTGGACCGAGGTAAAGACAACGGCATCTCCCGCGAATACGATTACACCCTGCTGTTCAAAGACGATACCAAACAACCCTCCTTTTTGCAGGCACTGTTGGACAATGGCGTTTCTGTACGCCGCCTCAACAAACAAAACGACGAACTGACGCTATGA